A stretch of DNA from Temnothorax longispinosus isolate EJ_2023e chromosome 2, Tlon_JGU_v1, whole genome shotgun sequence:
agttttatttcttcacaGAAAAACGTTCACGTATTACTCATTGCATTCCTACCACTTTACTTAGCATTGAGTTAAGCTGAAGTGAAATGTCTGCAGTAAATTAGTATATTTGTGATGAGTCACCGCGTTTGCCGAGCTGACAGAATTTCTCATCTTGCCTAAACCACTCAACAACTACTAATAGCAAAtcacttgaaaaaaaaaaacaagcttTTGACGtgaatgttatataataatatttgcttaTTGCTTAATTATCTAAGGTGTAatgattttttgataataaagatttaattaattcgatcGATCTTCACTAATTTCTATCAATCATTTGtcgaaatttgatttatttttgacaGCAATATCGGATATGATCCAATTGCATTTATATAGagagtattatatttcatgttATAGAGACGAAATCGTTTCTTATCGTATATTTCAGCAATCTGTTATTCGACACCTTTCACGTGGCATGTTTTATGAATGAATAATCGAAACTTATTGTGCGGGAGAATTTTGATGCTCACGGCATGTGGCGTGTGAGTGGGAGTCCGTATAGTTACATTTTACGGCGGGAAATATATCGCTGGACCATTGAGTCACCAACGTCAGTGAGCGTCAGTCTTTCTCCGTCATCTGTTCGGATCTGTGTAAACGAAATATCTCCGCATAGTTTGTCATCGATTTTCGCAAAATTAgataaactttttgaattgTGTATAATATGATGTCGCTTATATGGATGAATTACCTAAAAGGCAGAACAAAAAAACGACACATCAGACGGAAACGTGAAATGTGCAAACATGTATGCGAAAAACTTAATGCAGGAATAATATTAGctttaatactaaaaatattattaattgaaatttatatattattatttttttaattttttgtttaatattgaaaattgcaCGCAGCAAATATTTTTGGGATACTACtgaaaattgataaaacaGAATAACAAGAATTCGTGAATTATTTCCAGATGAGAGACGACAGGCGAACATCGATGGAAGGTGAGAGGCTTAGTGACAatagtggtggtggtggtggtggtgtcgGTGGTGGTGGCGGAATTATCGACGGAAATGGAAGCCGCCCCCTTTCTCAGACATCTAGCGAGATGGATACCCTTGGACCATTGCAATCTGTCAAACATCGCGAAAAGGCAAAACTTCAGGTAATTCcctaaaatttattgattagttatttgtgtaaaaacaTGATACGAGCGATAGACAAGAACTGTTAAAAAGTGATTGCTTCAGAAAAGAAGCAATCGGCTTTTACTCGAAGAAATTACCacagatatattttcttaatatcgcgattctgttttatttgtaTGGAGAAAGCTTTAATTTGTTCAGCGTATTATTTTGATGTTAATGAATCGAAATTCAACGAATGACGAATTTTACAGAGGCCACTCACGAGGTACCTCCCGATCAAATCTGAATCCCTGGATCTACGGCATCACATAGAAACTGCCGGGCATCAATTACCTCTGATTTATGATGTTACGGTCGATACAACAAGTTGCAGTGGTTATTTATCAAAGATGAGCAAAAAGTTTCATCACTGGAACAAGCGATGGTTCGTTTTTGATCGCAGGCGGAAGACATTATCTTACTACAGCGATAACACGTCCAGGAAGGCTCGCGGTGTGATTTACTTCCAGGTAAGGAAGgtcgagaacttctctattaagaattttaacaCTGACGTCAACTAATTCGACACTAATACATCGTAGTCGATCGAGGAAGTCTATGTGGACCACATGAACACCGTCCGATCGCCACAACCGTCCCTCACCTTTATCGTCAAGACTACGTCAAGACTTTACCATCTCATGGCACCCAGCCCGGAAGCTATGCGTGTTTGGGTGGACGTTGTGTTTACCGGAGCAGAAGGATATCACGAGTTTGACCACGGCGTTTGATCGATACCTATTTATAAAGCAAATTTCCACGAGAGAATCGAATTTTCTATCTTGACGTAACACGAGAATATAGTGATTTCTggtctttaataattataacgagagattattttataagaaactgTGCCTAAAATCAGAACAATTCTTAACtaaaaacacaaataaataatgcataaagtaaatgagatataaattaaaaatgccataattacattttttacaattaatgtgTTCTGGAAATGTCTAATGATTgtacgttattttataataggaAATTTCTCCATACATTAGATAATATACCTTATTAGAAAGCATTTCAATGTATGGAAATGTGAGAACGATAACTtcagaaaatagaaacaaacGCGAAGATTGAACTGctgctaaaaaataaacgagaCAGCTAAACgtagattaaaaaatgtgtaaggtatttatataacaaaaataagagatactttaattgaatattatgaatttaaaagtttaaacgTAATTACTAAActttccataattttattaatgcaatGATATAAATTCAGACTACTTTTTGTAGTTTTGCTAGTACTTTTGagcagtttcttttttttaaattcgaagtaatttttttcaagaatgcCATATGCTTATTCGCAATAGTGAAAGAACTTCGCAAGAAGTCACAGATATCACCATAAATCATTATgttcattttaatttagaaacaaGATAAGATTGATTTCACAGAATGAGGTCCTTCAATTCATTTGTGTTTCTCTTCTGCAGAAAAATAATGGAGTCTAGTAAATGCAAGAcatacgaaaaattatttcaattgtttCAGTATTTGAAgtgtgtataatttaaaatgattcatgataataataatatatataatattatataataatgtacataatattatattatattattatatacaaattatatattatatattattatataatgtataatatatttttttaaaattattgaatttattgaacaattcaatttttatattctgactaaaaaatgcacaaaatttatgaattgtaaaaataattatatataaaacgtatctatatttttaattaaaaaaattaatacaaactAATAAAAAGTGTTAATAGAAGttattcgaaaattttattgagaaaaaatattttatatatactaatatttaatattattttgtgcaTCAGAgacataaattttactttcgacAGTCTCCTAATATCACTTCAAACACTGAACTATTCGAGCTATTTGAAGGAATGGGCATTAATAGTACGTCATGCGCAAGTATTATTCATTACCATTCAAACTAATTATAAATGAACTTTTACCAACCTAAGTAGATAAGTGTTATTAGggttttgttaaattttatagatacTTCTAATCTAGTCTTCCAGCGTATAAATACAAGAGGATTTgtgaaaagttaattaaacgAATTGTAATAAGAGGaaactttacaaaaatttgtacGCGTTCGAAAACCGGAGGAAACAAAAgccaatatttgtaaatataacacataatTGTATTGTTACTCTAATGCGTGAGATTCATATTTTGATATCATGCCATACATATGCCAAGGATTAAATGGAATAAGACTtcttactattttataaaaggtCCTTATGCGTCTTAAGCTGAAACTTATTTTACGTAATAAGAGTATTATAGCAAAAccaatatcatttttattttaataacgccgcacatatttaatttacgcAAGATTATGTAAAAGATATACTATCGACAATCAAATAATACAATGCTATAACTCGAAGATTTGATAGTCCGCTATACCttttaagtgaaaaatatagataaattgataaagaaatattttttatttctctctgcATCCTATTTGATccctaatatatattgataatatacatataatttatggCAGATAAATTCATTATCTGTTTCGCCTTCTTTTTATCTCgaattcagaaaaaaataatacatgataTGCAAGGCCTACGAATCGTCAATTACGTCACTGGAGGCAACTGGAGGTAGCCAAGCATGCTGTCACAATTGATCTTCCTTTTCTAGAAGGAACAGTTAAATGAGTATCCAGAGTATCAGATACGCGAGAATGCTTCATCAAAAGTGTCGGCAGGGTTTGTATCCGTCCAGTAACGTAAAGAGATTTGCGGTACCGGAGGAAAGAGTACCGTGGACAGTCGATTATCCCGAGTACAAACCGGTCGCATATACCGCTAATGTTCTCAAGGGTAAACCTTGGGCCGATCCAGAAATCAACGAGCCCACTTTCAAACCAAAATGGAACACGGTGGACGGTAATTACCCCTTTTCTATTCGTCTAACTGATAAATTCAGAACAATTGTCacgaattgaaaaattgacggaagaaaaataaatggtGGAAGTCACGTTTCCTAGGTTAACATCAATTTACGTAGACTAGACTAGAGCAATATTGCGCATGCGAGGCAAGTTATTACCGCGTCTATATTTGAAATGTAATTCTTGACAGACAAGGTGAATCGAAAGAGTTTTACGGGTGACTATATCGTGAACGCGGATGGTTACCCCTTAAATCCTGTGGGACGAACCGGTATCGTTGGCCGAGGACTTCTCGGCCGTTGGGGACCGAATCACGCTGCCGATCCTATCGTCACACGATGGAAACGCGATAACACGGGGACCGTGGAAATAAACAAGAACACGGGAAAACCTGTATTACAATTCGTCGCGATACAGAGACGTGATTCCGGAGAATGGGCCATACCTGGGGGTATGGTTGATCCAAATGAGACAGTTTCTGCCACTCTAATGAGAGAATTCATGGAGGAAGCGCTAAACTTTCTGGAAATGGATGACACCGAGAGGAAGGTCCTACAAAATTCTATAATGGAGTTCTTCACGAAAGGCGACGAGATTTACAAGGGATATGTAGACGACCCACGAAATACGGATAACGCTTGGATGGAGACGGTGGCTATAAATTTTCACGACGAGGAAAACAATGTCGTTGGGAAGCTCGCGTTGAAGGCTGGAGATGACGCGCGTAATGTAAGGTGGATGGACGTAAATAAGGAAATCAATTTATACGCCAATCATAGCGAGTTTGTAAGAAAAACTGTGTTGCAACGTAATGCGCATTGGTGAAGCGCAGTCTAAAATTGCAATTGCAGTAATCTCGTCTGGGAGGAggataatgttaaaaaaattgtacaattataaaaacattatttttgtattatgtatacTATATGTACTATACCCGTACATACACTTTCTGCACTGTGCATAGCACAAGCGCACATCGCTAAATATTACTGTTGTTTGTGCCaaacaaaatcttaaatcTAGTATATACGTCTTCAGACATAAAATGAGATTTTTCAATGTAAGACGAAACATGCATCCAACAAAAGTGTCGATTATAATCTATCACATGTCACACTGTTACTGTTCTTACACGGATTAGGAAGTTTTTGTGAGGTATAATACCCAATCTTCGAATCAGTCGtcttgtgtcatgtatattttcataattctttTGATCGCACATCACAGTCAAGTTCAAACTCAAACACGagaattaagtatattatatatgtataaatataaagtcatTGAAAAATCACATCATCAATATGTATTGATATAATGTATCATAGAATAacatgttaataattaaaaaaaaaaaaaattttttttttaagcactAAGCATAAAACAATGCTTCTTTTcgaatgaaaaatatgaagGTAATGATACGCAAAAAATGTGGGAATAGGATTTCGAATCTACAGCAAAATTCTGAATATGTTGCgatatattgtaaattgaGCAAATATTGCATCGATATCGCATGCTTATAATATATTCCTGCAAAAATACTATgcggataaaaaaagaaaaataaaaacatagtatttgtataaaataatactagtAGGAATTATCCTATATCACTATACCTGATTCCACTTGGTCTtacactaattgtaagataacaAATGTACTTTTTA
This window harbors:
- the LOC139808584 gene encoding ADP-ribose pyrophosphatase, mitochondrial, whose amino-acid sequence is MSIQSIRYARMLHQKCRQGLYPSSNVKRFAVPEERVPWTVDYPEYKPVAYTANVLKGKPWADPEINEPTFKPKWNTVDDKVNRKSFTGDYIVNADGYPLNPVGRTGIVGRGLLGRWGPNHAADPIVTRWKRDNTGTVEINKNTGKPVLQFVAIQRRDSGEWAIPGGMVDPNETVSATLMREFMEEALNFLEMDDTERKVLQNSIMEFFTKGDEIYKGYVDDPRNTDNAWMETVAINFHDEENNVVGKLALKAGDDARNVRWMDVNKEINLYANHSEFVRKTVLQRNAHW